The window CCTATGCATTTATctataatcatatttatttatataataataagtgcttgattaattatattaattaattagttactCATTGGTAATAAGTATATATGGATTAATGCGATGTGGTCTCTAATAATTTGTCGCGGGAAAATAAGAGGGTTCATAATTGTAAAGAGTTATTTGACATTTGAGAAAATGTTTACTGAGAGAATTGATTAGCATGGAATGGCAGAAGAGACATGCAttatgcatatacatatatatgaagtCGATCCGTAGAGATCGTGGCGAAGAGATAGTGAGAAGATATTGATAAAGGAGGGGTATGATTAGTGTTAAGCCATGCGATTAGTCATGTCTTTGCCGTTCGCTCATCTCTGACGTCCCCCGTTCATCCCTTTTTACCATGGTCCCAGCTCTCGTGTCATGATGCACATTCTCTTATAATTCAATctctttatatgtatatattaagaTCCAAATACACTTAActtagattaaaaataaaatcacccaTTAACGGAAAAATGCAAGTTAGAAATAGAAGAAACAACCGAGATTATGTGCAAAAGAGTGTGATTTATTTGTGTATACCGAATTTATGTAGGAACGATTTAACTGAGTTTGTAATTCATACTCCGGCTTGGTTTTTATGTAATATCTTAATAACAATatctctctatatataataacaaGTAATATTATCATTGAGatagaaaatattattagaagaaagttaattaataaacatAACTTTTATATAAACGAGGATCATAATCTATTACAATTAAATTATTACTATAATGAAAAATATTCTACAGTATTAATATCTGCATGAATAAATATCTATATGTATTATATCCTGTACTCTCTTTAATTCAGCTAAAATGGGTAAACATCTATTTTTAACTCAAACAATATTCCCTAAAGTGATTATTAACCCTCAGAAGATATCTCTACCTTTGGCATTCAGACTAATTTGCGATTCaaagatttattatatataatataaaaataaatttaattacaacAACAATTTTGTAAAagctaaaaaaaaattgtgagcGAACCACATTTTATACctgaaaaaagaagaagctaCATTCGGGTCTTTATCAGCTGCGGGTGGTGAAGTTGGCAGTTGCCGAGGCTAGATAGCTTTTAAATTCTTTTCTCTCTAACTAATTAAATCACCCGCCatacatacatgtatatgtGCAGTTACGTATAAATAAAACCTGGATTGTCCTTTCCATTTTAAGGGCGCCCCAAAAACTTGTCCTCTAATCCAGCTAGCCTGCAGATCCAGTAGCTCTCACTTGGACAGTGAAAGAACAAAAAGTGAGTGACCTATCCGATTATAAATCCATCTAATTATGCCTCCTAGCTACCACTTAATAGTTGTTGTTAATTGTTTATAAATCATTTCTCATCATTAGGGTTTCCCTCTCTTCTTACCATCATTACTAGCTACTctatgattataatattttaatgggGTGCTAGCTGCTGTGCCATTTATTTGTTTGGTGCTGCTGCCCATCTTCTCagcttctttatatatatataaccctAGCTCTTTCCCTTTCCACATTCCTCAACCCTTTTCTCTTCTCTCTTCTTCTTCTATCATATCCTCCTCGGGATCTGATCCACCATATCGATCTCGTCCTTTATGTATCACTAAGGTTCAAGTCCCGAGGAAAGATAATTTTATTGGATTTATATATGCAGGAAAGCTTTGACTGCTTGATTTTAGGGTTTCCAGTTGATATTCACAAAGAAAGAAGATAATCTGGTCATCACTTTCCTTGCTTGCTTGCATCTCATCGATCGACTCTGTAAGATCCTTGTCATGTATACATTTCTTACACACCTTTCTATACTGGATCGATTAGTTATTTGATCATTTGTTCTGGTGTGTTGTAGGGAGTATATATAACATGTGTATGTGTTCTTAATTTAGATTGTAAATGTTGTTAATTAgctgattaaattatttttaacatgttAATACTCTGCAATTTGATCTTCTACAATCTACATATGTAAAGTACCATGTAACTTAACGTACAACTTTGGTAAATGTATATATAACCTATTCGggttaaacatatataataacattATGCTTTTAATTTCGATAATTATATCTTTTCGTTAATATATAAGCTGTTGCAAGAGTATTCTTTATGagcttcattttttattatttacaaggttgtatttaaataaaaacgATCGTAAAACGAAAATCAGGACTacctataaattataaattattgatttatatTAAGCAGTATTACATACACTCTGCAGTCTCCTACCCATGTCCCATGACATACATACACTCACATATCTATATTTCTTAATTCCATTCtactgatattttatttttagaagcATATTgttatacaaaaataataatactaattaAATTTTGACACAAAAGTCTAGCTTTTATgtcaaattaaagtttggaacataatatattatttgatatcaattttacaaaaatttattCTGTCTTAATGTGATAATATTTCAACACTTTAAATATGTTACAAAAGAAATTAGAAACAGTTAAAAAGACAATCGAAGGAGTACATAAATATTCACTATTATTTTAAAAGGTAAAAGTAatgaaaatgtataaaaatcgctacatataattacaaaatagAGCTGATTTCCAATAATTAAGTTAACATTGGTTTGTAATGACGAACAGCTCTATACATACAGATATGTTGAGTTGAGATGTATATATGCCCTAGTTTTCTGCTTCTTCAAACTCGTCTCTCTGATAAGTAGGTGTAGTGCTATAGGTTTGACTTTGACGAGCTACAGATCTGAGATATCCAATTTGTCTTGGAAGAAGCCTAATGGTCTGGGATTTACAAACATAATAAGTACAATTAGCTGGTAAATGCGCTTAATCATGATTAAGGCCTGATCATCTCCAATAATCACTGTTATAACCATGCTTTATTATTACAAGACAGGATATTTTGTTGCCATAAACTAATACAAACTAAAGTGATTAATCTTTTTCATGACAGTCACTCTTAGGGCATAAAATATATGTGGAGACTCATTTCTTCCAGTAAAAATTTCATCATCACATGCCACGTTTTCATAATTGCGTCAAGCCTCGATTATTTGACTtttgtggattcatcacatgacatttttttgtttatatagcTCAGTGGATAGACAATAATAACCTGTACAGTGTACACCTTGCTTCATGTCGATATTTTTTTCCACAAAACACATGTTTATGAATTGTGTCGGAATACAATTTTCtgtatcggtcggttttagcctTATAACCGACTGATTACATTCATAACCGACTAATTCTGTCGGTCGATTTTGACCTGTTTTTCTCTAGTGATGTGtgtcgatttttttcccataaaATACGTATGTGTAAAATATAGATTGTATGAGAATATAACATCTgtaataagaatttattttcgtttaataaagtttattatcTGATCCTCGGACATGAAAGATTTCCTTATTAATTTGGTTAACCGAAGTTTACGTGAAAAAAAGatttattaaacataattagtTTGCTGCAGATCGAATAAACTGGTTTAAAAgttgaagaaggaaatggaCGCTTCTTCTCACGTCCCCCCTGGATTCCGGTTCCATCCTACTGATGAAGAACTGGTGGATTACTACCTGAGAAAAAAGATTACATCTAAAAGAATTGATCTGGATGTCATTAAAGACATTGATCTTTACAAAATAGAACCCTGGGATCTACAAGGTATGAATGAGGATGATTAATTAGGTCATTTATTTTCAGTTATTGCCATGCCGTGAAACTTATTAGCTTATGCATTATGCAGAGCTCTGTGGATTGGGAATAGAAGAGCAGAATGAATGGTATTTCTTCAGTCATAAGGACAAGAAGTACCCGACCGGGACTCGTACGAATAGAGCCACAGCTGCTGGATTCTGGAAAGCAACAGGAAGAGATAAAGCAATCTACTCCAAGCATGATTTAGTTGGTATGAGGAAGACCTTGGTCTATTACAAAGGCCGCGCCCCCAATGGCCAGAAGTCTGACTGGATAATGCACGAGTATCGCCTTGAAACGGATGAAAATGCACCCACTCAGGCAAGTACTTGCATTTTCTAGTAACTAGCTTGCTAATTCATTAATCTCAAAGCataataaaacataatattGTTAATTTTACATCAGGAAGAAGGATGGGTTGTATGTAGGGTGTTCAAGAAGAGAATTGCAACAGTACGGAGAATGAGCGAGCACGAGTCACCAATATGGTATGAAGATCAAGTGTCATTCATGCCTGACATGGATTCTCCGAAACAGCCAAACATTTCTTACCACTATCCTTATTCTTGCAAAAAAGAGCAGGACTTTCACTACCAAAATCTTTCTAGCTCGGATCATTTTCTCCAACTCCCCCTACTCGAAACTCCAAAGATTCTGCAAGCACCACTGCCTATCCTCACAAACTGCACTTACATGCCCGTGCACGGCCTTAATGTAAACCTTAGCAGAAACATTATGCAATCCTCGTCACTCACACAAGACCAATTTAGCATTCCTTCTAATTCTTATGATCAAGGCCTCGAGCCAGTTACAGATTGGCGAGTTCTTGACAAATTTGTTGCTTCACAACTCAGTCATGAAGATGTTCCCAAGCAAAATCAGGATTGTTTGAATGTCAATTCAGCCACATTAGCCAGTATCATTTCTGCTGAGGATGATGATAGCTCGAGCTTACTCATCAGAAATTTGAATAAGCAAGATATATTCGATCAAGAAATCACCTCAACGTCAACTTCAAGTTGTCAAATTGATCTGTGGAAATGATTGGTGATCAGTTGAAGAGAATGGTACCCTGATTCTTGTACAAAGATTACgtacaaatgattttatatatatgtaacagTTAACTGCTGTTTCTGGATATTACATATTTCATTAGCGGtacttaatatattaataagacATTATAACCAGATTGTGAAAATATCATATGCATATATGTAGCAAGATTTTTAAGCATGAgtttctattaaaaaaattgttatttcgGCAAGATATAAGTAGGCTTTTTCAATGTACTTGTTTGGCttatatatgtgatatataagaGAGCCAGATGGCCTGCAATTTCTGTTGTTCCACACATGATGATTTGTTTGATCTGATATGCTCATATATATCTTGTACTGTTGTATCTGAAACAAATTTGTTAATCTGATTTATTATGCTTTAACTCAAAATGTAATGTAAATGTTATACAAAACATTCAGGCTTTTAGTGACCGTGCATGTATAGAAAACCATAACCGCAGGATGTttaatttctttatatttatatcacgAGTGTGACTCTAcagatatatatagtttatgtataatgtatatatGTGGGCGATGAGCAAGAGTAAATTGAAACAATATGACTTTGTAATCAAGTGCCTGCATGCAGCTTCAGGATGATACATAGAGGCCTCATTGAGGAATAGAACAAGACGATGATACTAAGTTAAAGTGTTCAGTATACATAAGTAGAAGAAATAAAGCCAAACTAAGAAGACACGAGACATTTTGGACCCAGCTGGTCAATTTTCATATATATCCTGGGATCAAAACTAATTAACTTCACAAATATAACTGCAATATGGTGATATTTCAGAAGTTATGAAGGCCAGTACCCCCATTGCCCCCATGCTATATTGTAATTGCTTAATTATTACTATATATAAGTTTATATTTATACTGAACAACCATGCATATATTTCTTCAAATGGAAGTCATATAATTTCCTGACAAGCTAAGAGATCGAAACCGTgcattatatattaaaacttttaGTTGTGATATATATTAACACAACGGCCATCATAAGTTGAACATTAATTAATGATCAAAATAGAGCAAACTTGTAAGAGTCTGCTGATGATCGATAACTGATTTTGTTTACGGTAAACTAGTAGCAAGCTGTTAAGCAAAAAAGATAATGCGAGCTGGTGTTTGGGTTTATAAGCCACTTATACGGAAAGTCAAACGACCCGATATTATAAGCTGCATGCATCATGTATAGAAATATCAGTTAACTATAAGACCAGATTTCCCCCTGTCAAGAAAAAAGACCAGGTTTCCTGAATAATATAAGGCGCGCCCTAAGATCAGGTTCCCTGCACGAAAGGATATGTAAATTTAAGTACCCTCTTGGTTTATATATCATGAAAATATACAAGTACTCTATTTACTTTAGAGGGAAGTGGAAGTCATCAATAATGTTTACATAAGCGTGCCTTAGCATTTCAGCAACATGGCAAGTAGTACTGCTGTCAGATTTTCTTCCGAACGTGGCGACCAATATCTAAAATGAAGTTGAAAGATTATATGCATATATGTGCATGCAAGAACATGCATATACATGTAACAAACGAACATATTCGACATGCAAGGTAGCTGACAGAGAGACGAAGAAAGAAGTCGTTCCATATGAGACATGCATGCAACGTATAAGACTCCAGCAGCAGGCATCTAACGCTAAAAAAACAGAGAAGCTAGCTAGCAATGAGAATGATGAAGTTAGGACATTGTGAAGAAATATGTGTCTGAATGTAAGGGGAAACCTTTTCAGAACAATGCAAGCTTCAAGAAAAGCGAAATCTGCAGCCTAGGTAGCTAGTCTAGCTTCACTCTTTAGTGTGCTGTGGCATATAGACAAACAGAAAGCAGTACTTATGTGCATTGAAGAAGGAGATATATATACGCAAGAAAGATCCAAAATTGAGAAATCTTGGAGACATACTCATTATGGGTGTCTAATTCACAAACTCATTTGTTTGGGACACAAAGAGATTGCAGTTGATTAACGAAACGGTATCCTAGGAAGAGATAAAGAAAGGCTTATCACCCAAGTCAATGCTAAGCTTCTTTCTGACCAAGCTTTAATAATTCATGCCGACTTCCCACTCGCATTTGTCCACCCACAACTCCACAACCATGCATAAATGCGCGCGTGTAAATTCGTTTTTAGTTACTTCGATTATCATTCTGCATAACATGTCGTCACTAAAACCTGAACTTCTCGCTAAATGAAGATAGTTCGTGGTGTATCGCTGCTACTTAGATGAACCTAATTACTTATTATGTTATGAACGAAACATTAGTCGTCGTATTTAGAGCTAATAAGATGCGAATCCATAGTTAAGCAAGATGCAAAAGGATGGACTACATGaaaagacaaaaagaaaagggACGAGGATAATTAGGCGTGAAGGGGAAGTCGAAATGATGCAAAATAGTCCATGTGATCTtgctatataaatatatacatgggGGAGTACTACTTAAGTATGTTCTGCCCCTCCATCTTTCTGTGTTCTTCTTTCTCCCTACAAATCTCATTTCCAGCCGGCAGGCCTCCTTCTCCATTAACGTTACTTTACGGATATATGCAGTCCCCTCGATTCGTAAAATAACTCAAAATCTAATTTATAGTCGACTTCAAATTTTAGTTCTGCTATTACCAGTCACATAAAGTCATTAAGGCTTAACAGCTATCTACTCTCATTTTCAGTAAAATTAAAACCTTAATTAGTAATTAACGACGTGTTAATAGATGCAGCAGAAATCCTCCAAAGATCATTAATTCAGTTTATAGTCTGCAGAAAAATGAAATTGGACCAAACATAAACTGAATAAGCAAGTGAGCCCCCAAATCAACAAGAAATTCAGTCATATTCGTTCTGCGTTTTCTTTGTCTCTAAACTCAGTAACTATTGGTTGATCCAGAGCATAAAGCAGACTGAGTAACTTGCTTGTGTAAACAAGATTTTACCTGAGCATACTAACTGTATCGAGTAATCTAACCCTACACTGTGTTGCAACTACAATGCACCGTAGACCTAATGGGAAATTAACAACAATAACATTCACCAGATTGCATCTGATGAGACACTTGTCTGTAAATCACAGTAATGCGGCTATGAAAGCAGAGAATACTGggagaagaagcagaaacaatTTTGAGCCTCCATTGCTTGATGATATAGTTGAAGTAAAAGAGGGCTTTCGTGGCCTGCAGTGTAAGATAGATAAATATAATGATCAAAATGCTTAACCGCAGATGTTATTAAAGAAGAGTACAGTGTCATACTTTTGCAAATAGTTGAGAGCACCACAGTAAAGAACATTATCAGGCGTGGGAacctctgttttgtttctgGGATCAGGTTCTGGATTGACTATTCTCATGTACGTTTCTTGGCCTAGATACCATCTGTCAAGGTTTGCAGCTCTAAGGTTCCATGCTCCCGCATTATCTAAATACACCAAAATAGCTGTCCATGCTCCAGGAAAAACCTGAATGTGGAAATAGTGTAAGATCCGAATTAAACTATCCATATTGATGGAAGAATATAGTAATATTAACTTGAAACAGTCCATCATATAATCATTAGGAGTAGAAGCAAAACAAACATTATTTTTTCCTCAGACCAACCTGTGTAGTGGAGCGAAATATAGcatcatatttattataagaACTCCTACTGTTCGGAGTCCACTCTCCATAAGCCATCCTACAATGTTCAGAAACAATTATGAATATGAAATTGCTGGCATAGAGTCACAGATGGAAGTGATAGACCATAATAGGTAATCGTACCCAACAACGAAAAATGAATAGCCGTCCAAGTGAAAGCTCTGTACTGCCGTGTCATTGTTCACCAATATAATCTCTACAAATCCTTTATATGTAGCATTTACGATGGATGTATGCATTTGGAGTGATCTGTTCTGCGGCCTACTGGGGAAATCAAGCTTGTAAGCCTCTTTGACTCTGAACTTATCCGCAAGCCTTATTGGGGTATCAGGATTAATGAATGAAA of the Daucus carota subsp. sativus chromosome 4, DH1 v3.0, whole genome shotgun sequence genome contains:
- the LOC108217759 gene encoding NAC domain-containing protein 7; this translates as MDASSHVPPGFRFHPTDEELVDYYLRKKITSKRIDLDVIKDIDLYKIEPWDLQELCGLGIEEQNEWYFFSHKDKKYPTGTRTNRATAAGFWKATGRDKAIYSKHDLVGMRKTLVYYKGRAPNGQKSDWIMHEYRLETDENAPNQEEGWVVCRVFKKRIATVRRMSEHESPIWYEDQVSFMPDMDSPKQPNISYHYPYSCKKEQDFHYQNLSSSDHFLQLPLLETPKILQAPLPILTNCTYMPVHGLNVNLSRNIMQSSSLTQDQFSIPSNSYDQGLEPVTDWRVLDKFVASQLSHEDVPKQNQDCLNVNSATLASIISAEDDDSSSLLIRNLNKQDIFDQEITSTSTSSCQIDLWK